A single Maniola hyperantus chromosome 11, iAphHyp1.2, whole genome shotgun sequence DNA region contains:
- the Adck1 gene encoding aarF domain-containing kinase 1: MMSINLRKIIKLSLFSGVTIGSGFVALKYHDADSLAIVRLSRTAYTAVDIGRTYQSMLYSREWDKSSKEYMQLKSEAHQIGAEKLLKLCRANKGVYIKVGQHVGALDYLLPNEYVQTMRILHKDAPKNTVEELYTVIREDLKRDPEELFEEFDPEPLGTASLAQVHRAKLKDGSEVAVKVQHHFVRKNTKLDLKWMEFIINTMSRVFPDFQMQWLIEETKKNIAKELDFLQEGKNAEMVSELFKNYTWLIVPKIYWDYSTERVLVMEYVNGGQVNDVNYIDKHKISRHDLCTKLGDLYSHMIFVTGFVHSDPHPGNILVKKDPQDKDVTVYLLDHGLYAKLTEKFRYHYSKLWLGIIARDREEMRVHAEQLGIGSDLYGLFACMVTGRPWDVIIKGIDRTKPSSVEKSTFQNELPNFLYHVTQCLEHVDRQALLVLKTNDLIRSIEYTLGMQERMCGFMVMTKCCTESIYKLEFKNTKSLLKRQYLNTKYVWSLFVLYIYGIYLSLRMNLNISS; encoded by the exons ATGATGTCAATAAATTTACGCAAAATCATTAAATTATCGCTGTTTAGTGGCGTGACCATTGGAAGCGGTTTTGTGGCTCTGAAATATCATGATGCTGATTCCTTGGCGATAGTGAGACTCAGCAGGACTGCGTACACTGCTGTGGACATTGGAAGAACTTACCAGTCTATGTTGTACAGCAGGGAATGGGATAAAAGCTCCAAAGAGTATATGCAACTCAAAAGTGAAGCTCACCAAATTGGGGCAGAGAAATTGCTTAAATTATGCAGGGCCAACAAAGGTGTGTATATTAAAGTTGGACAGCATGTTGGCGCACTGGACTACTTGCTACCCAATGAGTATGTGCAGACAATGCGTATTTTACATAAAGATGCTCCTAAGAATACTGTTGAAGAATTGTACACTGTTATAAGGGAAGATCTGAAACGTGAT CCTGAAGAACTGTTTGAAGAATTTGACCCTGAACCATTAGGAACAGCCTCTCTCGCACAAGTCCACAGAGCGAAGTTAAAGGATGGCTCTGAAGTAGCTGTCAAAGTACAGCACCATTTTGTGAGAAAGAATACCAAGTTAGACTTGAAATGGATGGAATTCATCATAAATACAATGTCAAGGGTGTTCCCAGACTTCCAAATGCAATGGCTGATTGAGgaaacgaaaaaaaatattgcaaaggAATTGGATTTCCTGCAAGAGGGCAAAAATGCTGAGATGGTTTCCGAGTTGTTCAAAAATTACACATGGCTCATAGTGCCCAAGATCTATTGGGATTACAGCACAGAAAGGGTTCTAGTGATGGAGTATGTGAATGGAGGGCAGGTCAATGATGTCAACTATATAGAT AAACACAAAATAAGCAGGCATGACTTGTGTACGAAGTTAGGTGATCTGTACTCGCACATGATCTTTGTGACGGGCTTCGTGCACAGTGACCCCCATCCCGGGAACATCCTAGTGAAGAAGGACCCTCAAGACAAAGATGTCACCGTGTACTTACTGGACCATGGTTTGTATGCA aaattaaCAGAAAAGTTTCGCTACCACTATTCGAAACTATGGCTCGGCATAATAGCGAGAGATAGAGAGGAAATGCGAGTGCATGCGGAACAGTTGGGTATCGGGAGTGATCTGTATGGGTTGTTTGCTTGTATGGTCACAGGCAGGCCATGGGATGTGATAATAAAAGGCATCGACAGAACCAAGCCGTCATCTGTGGag aAATCGACATTCCAAAACGAACTACCAAACTTCTTGTACCATGTGACTCAGTGCCTAGAGCACGTCGACCGACAAGCGTTGCTCGTTCTGAAGACGAATGATCTGATCCGGAGCATAGAATACACTCTGGGCATGCAGGAGAGGATGTGTGGCTTCATGGTGATGACCAAGTGTTGTACGGAGAGCATATACAAGCTGGAATTCAAG